Genomic segment of Methanocorpusculum vombati:
AACGCTCTCCACTGGCAGTACCCCCAGATCCCGATTGTCATCGGCGGGATTGAAGCAAGTCTCCGACGGTTCGCCCACTACGACTACTGGAGCAACAGCGTCAGACAGGGAATCCTTGCCGACGCACCGGCCTCACTTCTTGTGTACGGCATGGGCGAACTTGCCCTCATTGAGATCGCAAAACGGATGCAGCAGGGCGACACCGTCGACACCATCCGCGACATTCCCGGTACCTGCTGGACAATGAGCGTAGGCGAGTTCCGTAAAAACCCGCCGGAAGACGCCGTAGTGCTGCAGTCCTATCCGAACGTCGTCGGCAAAGGAGTATTTGCAAACGCCTACGCGACCATGTACCGCGAAGGACACAAACGGCTCGTACAACCGCACCCCAAAACCGTAATCGTAGCAAACCCGCCCATGCGTCCCGTAACCACAGAAGAACTCGACCACCTCTACGAACTGCCGTTCACCCGGAAACAGCATCCCTCTTACAAAGAACCAATCCCGGCGCTTGAACCGGTACAATTCTCTCTGGTAACCCATCGCGGCTGTTTCGGCGGCTGCTCGTTCTGTGCGATCACACATCATCAGGGGAGAATCGTCACCTCACGAAGCGAAGACTCCCTCATCCGTGAAGCAGAACGCATGACCGAAATGCCGGAGTTCCGGGGAACCATTCAGGATGTCGGCGGACCGACCGCCAACATGTATGGCTGCACCTGCAAAACATGGGAAACAGGAACCCCCTGCCCCGATAAAAACTGCATAAAATGCGGAGCATTCACGAACGGAACGGAACGGCAGCTGGCACTCCTGGAACGTCTGCGCAATCTTCCAAAGGTCAAACACGTATTCATCAGTTCCGGCATCCGCTTCGACCTCATACCCAAAGGCGACTTGGGAGACCATTACCTGCTGGAACTGCGGGACCACTACATCTCCGGACACCTGAAAGTCGCGCCCGAACACATCTCCGAGCGCGTAACCGAACTGATGAACAAACCGCGGAACCGTGTGTTTTACGACTTCCACGTACACTTTGAATCATTGCAGAAACGAAAAACACCCAAAGGAAAGAACCGGCAGTATCTGGTACCGTACCTCATGTCCTCCCATCCCGGATGCCGGATTGAAGACATGATCGATCTTGCGCTGTACCTGCGCAAATACAACCTTTACACCGAACAGGTACAGGACTTCACGCCGGTTCCCATGACCCTGTCCACAGCAATGTACTACAGCGGCATACACCCTCTTACCCGACAGAAGGTCTATGTACCGGTCGGCGGCGAAAAACGCATCCAGCGTGCCCTTCTGCAGTGGAAAGACCCAAAACAGTATGACCTTGCCATCGTCGGACTACTGCAGGCAAAAAGAAGCGATCTTATCGGTGATCTGATACCCGCACGCGGCAAGTTCCCCAAAGAGAAAAAAACATAACAAAACCAAAAAGAATTTTTTTTTACTGCTGCACTCCCGCAGCAGCATCCGGTTTCTTCTCGGACCTGAAGAACCAGCCGCGATAAACCAGCGGCACTATCACCGTCGTAATCAGTGACATCAGCACAATTGCAATGAACACCTCGTTCCCCAGCTGAAGCAGATACTCCTTCTGAACCGCATCGGTTGCCGCGGCTGCCATATCCTGGAAATGTGTCAGCGCAATCAGACCGACGATCATTGCCACTTCA
This window contains:
- a CDS encoding YgiQ family radical SAM protein is translated as MTPKELKKCGVIQPDIILVSGDAYVDHPSFATALLGRALWDAGFTVGVIAQPDWTDHNLKSFKRLGKPRLFFAVVPGAVDPLVNAYTPALKKRSKDSYSPGGRLTRPERTTIVYTNALHWQYPQIPIVIGGIEASLRRFAHYDYWSNSVRQGILADAPASLLVYGMGELALIEIAKRMQQGDTVDTIRDIPGTCWTMSVGEFRKNPPEDAVVLQSYPNVVGKGVFANAYATMYREGHKRLVQPHPKTVIVANPPMRPVTTEELDHLYELPFTRKQHPSYKEPIPALEPVQFSLVTHRGCFGGCSFCAITHHQGRIVTSRSEDSLIREAERMTEMPEFRGTIQDVGGPTANMYGCTCKTWETGTPCPDKNCIKCGAFTNGTERQLALLERLRNLPKVKHVFISSGIRFDLIPKGDLGDHYLLELRDHYISGHLKVAPEHISERVTELMNKPRNRVFYDFHVHFESLQKRKTPKGKNRQYLVPYLMSSHPGCRIEDMIDLALYLRKYNLYTEQVQDFTPVPMTLSTAMYYSGIHPLTRQKVYVPVGGEKRIQRALLQWKDPKQYDLAIVGLLQAKRSDLIGDLIPARGKFPKEKKT